In Halanaerobiales bacterium, the DNA window AATTAGTATTTTTAACAGTAGATGGTAGGCAGCCTGAATTAAGTGTAGGAATTACCTTAAAGGAATTGGCGTATTTTATGAAGGATTATGGTATTATTAAGGGGATGAACCTTGATGGTGGAGCTTCTGCAAGAATGATAGTTAGAGGATATACTATGAGTAATCCAAGTAGTGAAAGACTATTAAGTAATGGAATAATCTTTTATAAAATTAAATAAATTAAAAATAAATAAAATAAATTTTAGAATTAGGAAGGGATTTAATATATTATCTAGAATATGTAAAAAGGAGGGATATTTTATATGAACAGGCATTTATCTATAATATTTATACTAACTTTTGTATTAATTATTATTTCAGCAGCACCGGTTTCTGCTTTTAGACTTGATAATGTTCATTATATTATTAGTGGAAATGGAGAAGAGATAACTTCTCTCAATCTTAATTTAAATTATGAT includes these proteins:
- a CDS encoding phosphodiester glycosidase family protein; the protein is LVFLTVDGRQPELSVGITLKELAYFMKDYGIIKGMNLDGGASARMIVRGYTMSNPSSERLLSNGIIFYKIK